A section of the Mycolicibacterium anyangense genome encodes:
- a CDS encoding ABC transporter permease has protein sequence MATPSRYVPTPLRAPLWVAGRSDSIIQRLGHQVTFLSQVLGAIPATIKHYRHQTGVLLVDIMWGNGSLIVGGGTIGVLVFMGAAVGGSVGIEGYGALDMVGMGPLTGFVSAYANTREMAPMIAGIGFAAQAGCRMTAEIGAMRISEEIDALEALGIRSIPFVVTTRVIAGMLTIVPLYVVTLALSYLSCVLVVNVLHGQSSGTYYHYFDSFLQPSDVVFSVLKAAIFVTLIIAIHCYHGYYAEGGPEGVGRASGRAIRASIVTVVAADMVLTLLFWGNTPGVRISG, from the coding sequence ATGGCGACACCGTCGCGCTATGTCCCCACCCCCCTGCGAGCCCCCCTGTGGGTCGCCGGGCGAAGCGACTCGATCATCCAGCGCCTGGGCCACCAGGTCACATTCCTGTCCCAGGTGCTCGGCGCCATCCCCGCGACCATCAAGCATTACCGGCATCAGACCGGGGTGCTGCTGGTGGACATCATGTGGGGCAACGGGTCATTGATCGTCGGCGGCGGCACGATCGGCGTGCTGGTGTTCATGGGCGCCGCAGTCGGCGGTTCGGTGGGCATCGAAGGCTACGGCGCCCTCGACATGGTCGGCATGGGCCCGCTGACCGGCTTCGTCTCCGCCTACGCCAACACCCGCGAGATGGCACCGATGATCGCCGGCATCGGGTTCGCCGCCCAAGCCGGGTGCCGGATGACCGCCGAGATCGGGGCGATGCGGATTTCCGAGGAGATCGACGCGCTGGAGGCACTCGGCATCCGGTCGATCCCGTTCGTGGTGACCACGCGCGTCATCGCCGGCATGCTGACCATCGTTCCGCTGTACGTCGTGACGCTGGCGTTGAGCTACCTGTCCTGCGTGCTGGTGGTCAACGTGCTGCACGGGCAATCCTCGGGCACCTACTACCACTACTTCGACTCGTTCCTGCAGCCGTCGGACGTGGTCTTCTCGGTGCTCAAGGCGGCCATCTTCGTCACCTTGATCATCGCGATCCACTGCTATCACGGTTACTACGCCGAAGGCGGACCCGAAGGTGTCGGGCGGGCGTCGGGGCGGGCCATCCGCGCCAGCATCGTCACCGTCGTAGCCGCCGACATGGTGCTCACCTTGCTGTTCTGGGGCAACACCCCCGGGGTTCGGATCTCTGGATAG
- a CDS encoding MlaE family ABC transporter permease: MPDHDERTDGLPGGLAAATPAAGLAATLLRGPLGRPLHYGLNQFDSSLKTLGRFFELGVLAFAHLGKDLIRLRHPWRDTINQAWFIISVTAIPALLVSIPFGVIVAVQVGNFISQVGASSVSGAAGGLGVIRQGAPIVAALLLGGAAGSAVATDLGTRTIREEVDALRVMGVDPIQRLVTPRLAAIVFVAPVLCSFIIFMGLAAGYAINVGFQSGTPGSYIASFASFASVTDVVVAVIKTWLFGIVVILVACQRGLETRGGARGVADAVNASVVIGVVAVFGLNLLITQGLSMSMPLRVG; the protein is encoded by the coding sequence ATCCCTGACCACGACGAGCGCACCGACGGCCTCCCCGGCGGCCTCGCCGCAGCGACGCCGGCCGCCGGACTGGCCGCCACGTTGCTACGCGGCCCGCTGGGCAGGCCGCTGCACTACGGCCTGAACCAGTTCGACTCGTCGCTGAAGACGCTGGGCCGATTCTTCGAACTCGGGGTGCTGGCCTTCGCTCACCTCGGCAAGGACCTCATCCGGCTGCGTCATCCGTGGCGCGACACGATCAATCAGGCGTGGTTCATCATCAGCGTCACGGCCATCCCGGCGCTGTTGGTCTCCATCCCGTTCGGCGTCATCGTGGCGGTGCAGGTCGGCAACTTCATCTCCCAGGTCGGCGCCTCCTCGGTGTCCGGCGCGGCCGGTGGTCTGGGCGTGATCCGGCAGGGCGCCCCGATCGTGGCGGCGCTGCTGCTGGGCGGGGCGGCCGGCTCAGCGGTGGCCACGGATCTGGGCACCCGCACCATCCGGGAAGAGGTCGACGCCCTGCGAGTCATGGGCGTCGATCCGATTCAGCGACTTGTCACCCCGCGCCTGGCGGCGATCGTGTTCGTTGCACCCGTGTTGTGTTCCTTCATCATCTTCATGGGATTGGCGGCCGGTTACGCGATCAACGTCGGCTTCCAGTCCGGCACTCCGGGCAGCTACATCGCCTCGTTCGCCTCGTTCGCCAGCGTCACCGACGTCGTGGTGGCCGTCATCAAGACCTGGCTGTTCGGCATCGTGGTGATCCTCGTGGCATGTCAGCGCGGTCTGGAGACCAGGGGCGGTGCGCGCGGTGTGGCCGATGCGGTCAACGCGTCAGTCGTCATCGGTGTGGTCGCCGTGTTCGGCCTGAATCTTCTGATCACCCAAGGCTTGTCGATGTCGATGCCGCTGAGAGTGGGCTGA